The Streptomyces nigra genome includes the window GGGAAGGGCCATCAGTGTCGCCACCAGCGGGTGGCGGCGGCCCTGGCGGCGCGGCGCGGTGCGCGCCTGGGTGCGGATCAGTGCCCGCGGTGCCGTCTGGGCCATGGCCCCTCTCCTGACCTGTGTCGGATGTTCGTCTGCAGCGGCGGGCGTCTGACCTCGGGGGACGAGTGCTGCACCCGCCGCTTGACCTCAAATCTAGGGGCGCGGCCCGTTCCGCACGTCATGCCCTCGTACCGATTGGCGGGCCTCCCGGAGGATGAGCCCTCGCGGGCGGTGTACTCCCCTGGGTGGAGACGGGTGCGCGGGTCTCGGGGTCTTCCCGGAGGGGGCGCCCGGTCCGCCCGGTTTCTCCGGGTGTCCGAGGGGGCTCTCGAGGAGGACACAGGTCGTGCGGTGGCACGGACCGGGCGTTGTCTCGCCTTCCGGGTGACATCGCTCACTCGGTGACGGTGGATGGGACCGCGATCTTTCCGGGGGTTCCTCTTCCGCCCGCCGCCGACCCCGCCGTACGGCTCGTGTCCCCCTCCCCCGTCACTCCCGGCACACCGGTCTCCTGTCCGGCCCCAACCGCCGTTGCCCGGCCGGAGATTGACGGACCGTCCGAGGTGAAGTCGCTTGAGCGGTCGGCGCTCTGACCACCTTTCACCTTCCCGGTCCGCGCCCGACAATCCACCGGGCCGAGAGGGCGCGGCCTCTGCGCACGGCGGGCCGTGGAAACGTAAGCTGTGGCACGTCACACGGACCGGGCAGCGGGGATGAACATGGCGATGATGCGCCTGAGGCGCGAGGACCCGCGCGTCGTCGGATCGTTCAGGCTTCACAGACGGCTGGGCGCGGGCGGAATGGGCGTCGTGTACCTGGGCTCCGACAAGAAGGGGCAGCGGGTCGCGCTCAAGGTGATCCGGCCCGATCTGGCGGAGGACCAGGAGTTCCGCTCCCGGTTCGCGCGGGAGGTCTCGGCGGCACGGCGGATCCGGGGCGGGTGTACGGCCCGGCTGGTGGCCGCCGATCTGGAGGCGGACCGTCCGTGGTTCGCCACGCAGTACGTGCCCGGCCCCTCCCTGCACGACAAGGTCGCCGACGAGGGCCCGCTCGGCGCGGCGGAGGTCGCGGCGGTGGGGGCCGCGCTGTCCGAGGGGCTGGTCGCGGTCCACGAGGCCGGGGTCGTGCACCGGGATCTGAAGCCGTCCAACATCCTGCTGTCCCCCAAGGGGCCGCGGATCATCGACTTCGGCATCGCCTGGGCCACCGGCGCCTCGACCCTCACCCATGTCGGGACGGCGGTCGGCTCGCCCGGCTTCCTCGCACCGGAGCAGGTGCGCGGCGCCGCCGTCACGCCGGCCACGGACGTCTTCTCGCTCGGTGCGACGCTCGCGTACGCGTCGATGGGTGACTCGCCGTTCGGGCACGGCAGTTCCGAGGTGATGCTGTACCGCGTCGTGCACGAGGAGGCGCAGCTGCACGGGGTGCCCGACGCCCTCGCGCCGCTCGTGCGCGCCTGTCTGGCGAAGGACCCCGAGGAACGGCCCAGCACGCTCCAGCTCTCGCTGCGGCTGAAGGAGATCGCCGCGCGGGAGGCGCAGGACCTCGGGGACGTACGCCCGCCGGCGCAGCGTGCCGCCGAGGCGGACCGGGTGACCGGCCGGCTCGCCGAGACCTATCCCGAACCGCAGCGGGTGCAGCGGCGCTCGCCAGGCACTCCGCCGCCCCGGGGCGGCGCGGCCGGACCGCGCGGCGGGGGCGCGGGACGGGTGCCCGGGCCCGCCCGGGACGGTTCCGCGCCGCGGACCGGTGGTGGTCCCGCATCGCGGACCGGTGGCGGCTCCGCGTCCCGCGCGGGGTCCCGGCCGACGCCCGCGCCGCGCGGCAATCCGCGCGGGGGCAACGGCGGCCGGCCCACGACCCGCGGCGGCGCCGGGCGTCAGGCGCCGCGTCCCACCGGGACCGGGCGCCGGCCCGCCAATCCGCAGCTGCTGCGGCAGCGGCTGTTCGTGTTCGTCGTGGTGACGCTGCTCGTGGCGCTCGGGATCGCGGCCGCCCAGGGCTGCCAGGGCCCGGACCGCGGCCTCGGCGGCACCGGCGGGCCGCCCGCGCAGGAGCGGGTGGCGCCGGACCACGGAACGATGGACGAGCGGTACTCCTCGGAGTTCGAGATCCCGGAGTAGGACTAGGGCGTGTTTCGAAAGTGGCGTCGTTCGCCCGGAGGGCGGGGCGCGCGGCGTCTGGTGCCGGGGGCACCTCCCACGCCCTTCAGGCAGTGGGGGAGCATCGCAAGGCGGGGGACCGTCCGCGTACTGGACGTACGTGGACGGTCCGACAACGCGGCGAGGTGCCGTGCCAGACGTCGCGCGCCAGACGGGACTTTCGAAACACGCCCTAGGACTACAGGTCGGGGCGGCCTGTCGCGACCGCGTAGAAGGCGACCGCGGCCGCCGCGCCGACGTTGAGCGAGTCGACGCCGTGCGACATCGGAATGCGGACCCATTCGTCGGCGGCGACCAGGGCCTGGGTGGACAGGCCGTCGCCCTCGGCGCCGAGCATCAGGGCGACCCGGTCCATCCGGTGCGGGGCGGCCTCGTCCAGGGTCTTCGCCTTCTCGTCCGGGGTCAGGGCGAGGAGGGAGAAGCCGGCCTCGCGGACCGTCTCCAGCGCCTTGGGCCAGGTGTCCAGACGGGCGTACGGCACGGAGAAGACCGCGCCCATGGAGACCTTGACGCTCCGGCGGTACAGCGGGTCGGCGCAGTCCGGGGAGAGCAGGACGGCGTCCATGCCGAGGGCCGCGGCGGAGCGGAAGATCGCGCCGATGTTGGTGTGGTCGTTGACCCCCTCCATCACGACGACCCGGCGGGCGCTTCGCAGCAGTTCGGTCGCGTCGGGCAGCGGCTTGCGCTGCATGGACGCCAGCGCGCCCCGGTGCACGTGATAGCCGGTGACCTGTTCGGCGAGGTCCGGGCTGACCGCGTAGACGGGGGCCGGGAGTTCGTCGATGACGTCGCGCATCACGTCGATCCACTTGGCGGAGAGCAGCATCGAGCGCATCTCGTAGCCGGCCTCCTTGGCCCGTCTGATGACCTTCTCGCCCTCGGCGATGAACAGGCCCTCGGCGGGCTCGCGCCGTCGGCGCAGGTCGACGTCGGTCAGGCCCGTGTAGTCGCGCAGACGCGGGTCGTCGGGGTCGTCGACGGTGATGAGATCGGCCACAGAGTGATACTGCCTTGTCCTGGGTGCGGTGCCAACGGTGCGGAGAGGGTCTGTTACCCCGGGTTACGGAATGGCTCAGGCGGTGGGGGCCGGGCCCGCCTTCACGACGTCGCCGATGACGATGACCGCGGGCGGCTTCACCTCGTGCTCGACCACCGCGGCGCCCGCCGTGGCCAGTGTCGCGTCGACCCGGCGCTGTCCGGCCGTGGTGCCCTCCTGGACCAGCGCCACCGGGGTGTCCGGGGACTTGCCGTGCGCCATGAGCGTCTCGGCGACCTTGCCGAGGGTGCCGACGCCCATGAGGATCACCAGCGTGCCGGTCAGCTTGGCGAGGGACGGCCAGTCCACCAGGGACCGCTCGTCGTCGGGGGCGACATGACCGCTGACCACGGTGAACTCATGGGCCACGCCCCGGTGGGTGACCGGGATGCCGGCGGCGCCGGGCACGGAGATCGAGCTGGAGATGCCGGGTACGACCGTGCACGGGATACCGGCCTCGGCGAGCGCCTGGACCTCCTCCATGCCCCGGCCGTAGACGAAGGGGTCGCCGCCCTTGAGGCGGACGACCGACTTGCCCTGCCGGGCGTGCTCGATGAGGGCCTCGTTGATGGCCTCCTGCGCCATGAACCTGCCGTACGGCAGCTTCGCCGCGTCGATCACCTCGACGCCGGGCGGCAGTTCGGCGAGGAGGTCGCGCGGGCCGAGGTGGTCGGCGATGACGACGTCGGCCTCGGCGAGCAGCCGGCGGCCGCGCACGGTGATCAGGTCCGGGTCGCCAGGACCGCCGCCGACCAGGGCGACACCCGCCTTGCGGGTGCGGTGGTGCGGGGCGACGAGCGTGCCGTCGCGCAGGCCCTCGACGACCGCGTCACGGATGGCGGCGGTGTGCCGGGGATCGCGGCCGCGTGCCTCGGTCGTCAGGACGGCGACGGTGACACCCTCGCTGTGGCCGGTGGCCGGGGTCCAGGCCGTCGCGGCGTCGGCGTCGTCGGAGCGGACGCACCACACGCGGTGCCGCTCGGCCTCGGCGGAGGCGGCCGTGTTCGCCTCGGGGTCGCTGGTGGCGATGAGGGCGTACCAGGCGTCCGCGAGGTCGCCCTCCTCGTAGCGGCGCCGGTCCCAGGTGAGCTCCCCCGCGTCCGCCATCGCCTCGACCGACGGGGTCACCTCGGGGGACACCAGCCGGATGTCGGCGCCGGCCGCCACGAGCGCCGGGAGGCGGCGCTGGGCGACCTGGCCACCGCCGAGGACGACGACCCGGCGACCGGTCAGGCGCAGGCCTACGGGATAGGCGGGGTGTTCGGCCATGAGGGTGCGGCTCCCTTGGGGGTGGCGGCGGGGCGATGCCCTGACGTGCGGATTTTATGCTGCGGGCGCGGGCGGCGGTACGGGTGTCCGAAGGCTGGGCGCGCTCGCGCGCACATGGCGGGGACCCGGAGCGCGTGGCTCCGGGTCCCCGCAGACATGCGGTTACTTCTCGGTGACTCCCGCCGAGTCGAACGTCGCCACCTCGTGCATCGCCCGGGCCGTGCTCTGGACGAGCGGGAGGGCCAGGAGCGCGCCCGTGCCCTCGCCGAGCCGCAGGTCGAGGTCGACCAGCGGGCGCAGACCGAGCTTGTTCAGGGCGGCCACATGGCCGGGTTCGGCGCTGCGGTGACCCGCGATGCAGGCGGCGAGCACCTCGGGGGCGATCGCGCGGGCCACCAGTGCGGCGGCGCCGGCGCTCACGCCGTCCAGGATGACGGGCGTCCGCAGGGAGGCGCCGCCGAGCAGCAGGCCGACGAGCGCGGCGTGCTCCAGGCCGCCGATCGCGGCGAGGACCCCGATGGGGTCGGCCGGGTCGGGCTGGTGGAAGTCCAGCGCACGCCGGACGACTTCGGTCTTGCGGGCCAGCGTCTCGTCGTTGATGCCGGTGCCGCGGCCGGTGACCTCGGCCGGGTCGGTCCCGGTGTACAGGGAGATCAGCGCGGCGGACGCCGTGGTGTTGGCGATGCCCATCTCACCGGTCAGCAGGGCCTTGTTGCCGGCCGCCACCAGGTCGCGGGCGGTCTCGATGCCGACCTCGATGGCCTGCTTGGCCTCCTCGCGGGACATCGCGGGACCGGTCGTCATGTCGGCGGTGCCGGCGCGGACCTTGCGGGGCAGCAGGCCCGGGGTCGCCGGGAGGTCGGCTGCCACGCCGACGTCGACCACGCAGACCTCGGCGCCGACCTGGGCGGCGAAGGCGTTGCAGACCGCGCCGCCGCCGAGGAAGTTGGCGACCATCTGGGCCGTGACCTCCTGCGGCCAGGGGGTGACGCCCTGGGCGTGCACACCGTGGTCCCCTGCGAAGATCGCGACGGCCGCGGGCTCCGGGATCGGCGGCGGGCACTGCCGGGACAGGCCCGACAGCTGCGCGGAGATGATCTCCAGCATGCCGAGCGCGCCGGCCGGCTTGGTCATGCGCTTCTGACGCTCCCACGCCTCGCCGAGCGCCTTGGCGTCCAGCGGGCGGATCTGCGCGACGGTCTCGGCGAGCAGGTCGTGCGGCTCCTCGCCGGGCAGGGCGCGGCGGCCGTACGTCTCCTCGTGGACGACCCAGGACAGCGGGCGGCGCTTGGACCAGCCCGCCTGGAGCAGCTCGGGCTCGTCCGGGAACTCGTCGACGTATCCGACGCACAGGTAGGCGATGACCTCCAGGTGCTCGGGCAGGCCGAGGGCGCGGACCATCTCGCGCTCGTCGAAGAAGCTGACCCAGCCGACGCCGAGGCCCTCGGCGCGGGCGGCGAGCCAGAGGTTCTCGACCGCGAGGGCGGCGGAGTACGGCGCCATCTGCGGCTGGGTGTGCCGGCCGAGGGTGTGGCGGCCGCCGCGGGTGGGGTCGGCGGTGACGACGATGTTCACCGGGGTGTCGAGGATGGCCTCGATCTTCAGTTCCTTGAACTGCTTGGCCCGGCCCTTGGGCAGCGACTTGGCGTACGCCTCGCGCTGGCGCATGGCCAGTTCGTGCATGGTGCGCCGGGTCTCCGAGGAGCGGATGACAACGAAGTCCCAGGGCTGGGAGTGGCCGACGGAGGGCGCGGTGTGGGCGGCCTCCAGGACCCGGAGCAGCACCTCGTGCGGGATGGGGTCGCTGCGGAAGCCGTTGCGGATGTCGCGGCGCTCGCGCATCACCTTGAGGACGGCCTCGCGCTCGGCGTCGTCGTAGCCGGGCGCGGCGGGACCGCCGTTGCCGCGCGGCTCCGCCTCGGCCGGGACCTCCTCGGTCTGCGCGTCCTGGTCCGCCCGGTCCTCGTCGGCGGCCCGGGTGTCCAGGTCGTCGGCGTGCTGGACGAGCCCGGCGTCGGCCTCGCGGGGTGCGGGCACCTCGGCGACGGCGGGGTCCTGCGGCTCCTCGGTGGGCAGGATCAGCGGCTGCGGCGGGGTGGGCGCGAGGTGCGGCGTGGTCGGCACGGTGCCCTCGACCGGGACGAACCGGCCGAGGGGCTGACCGGGCGCCGGCTCCTGCGGGACGGCACCGGGCATCACGGCCACGGCCTCGTCCGGGTGGGCGGCCGGCCTGAGCTGGGGGCCGGCCGGTTCGGCGAGGTACTGCTGCTGCTCGGCCGAGGGCTGGTCCGGGATGGGGGCCATCGCCGGTGCCGGTGCCGCTGCGGCGAGCGGCTGGACGGTTTCCGCGGGTTCGGCGGGGACGGCTGTGTCGGCCTGGGGGGCGGTCTCCGGCGACGGCTGACCGGCGTGTGCCGCCAGGGGCTCGGGCGTCTGGGCCGACTGCTCCGCCGGGGCGGGCTCGCTCGGCTGCACGGCGGCCTCCTCGGCGGCGGGGGCCTGGTCGGGCTGTTCGGGGGCCTGTGCCTGTGCCTGCGGCGCGGGGGCCTCGGTCCGCGGCTCGGGATGCGCTGCCTGGTCCGCCGGCGGCTCGGCCTGCTCCGGGGCGCCGGGCTGAACGCCTGCTTCCGGCTCGGCGGGGAGGGGCTCGGGGGCCAGGGCCCCGGCCGGGGCGTGGGGCGGGAGCGCCTGGGCGGGGGCGTAGGCCTCCGCGATGGGCTCCGGCGCGTGTGCCTCCGCTGCGGGCTCCGGGACGTGTGCCTCCGCTGCGGGCTCCGGGACGTGCGCCTCTGCCATGGCCTGTGAGGCATGCGCCGGGGCGGGCTCGGGGGTCTCGGCGGGCTCGGCCTCGGGGACGGCCTGGGCCGGCTCGGTGCTGCCCGGAACCTCTGCGGCATGGGGAGCGGGCAGTTCACCGTCGGCCGGAGCCTCCGTGTCCTGCGAGGCGGCCTCGGGCGCCTCTACGACCACCGCCTCCTGAACGACGCCTTCGGGCTCCGCCTCGACGACGGCCTCGGCCACCGGCTGCGGCTCCTCCGGTACGACGGCCTCGGGCACCGGCACCTCGCCGTGCTCCGCGCCCTCGGGGCCCTCCGGCCCCACCGGGACCTGCGCGGGCTCGCCGGCCGGAACCCCTTGCGGGACGGCGTCGACCGGAACGTCCTGCGGGGCGGGCTCGACCGGCTGGGCCTGTCCCCCGTCCCCGGGCTCCTGCCCAACAGGATCGGCGGCGGCAGCGTCACCCTGCGCCTCATGCGCGACCGGCGTCGGCGCCCCGGCCTGCCCCGGATCAGCGGCCGCATGCTCGGGCGACGGCTCCGGCGCACCGTACGTCTCGTCCTGCCCCACCGGCGCCTGAGCCTCAGCGACCTGCGCGGCAGCGGCCCCGGCCTCGGTGGCGACGCGCGCCACAACCGCCTGCGCGGCCCCGACCGGCTCTGCGACCGGAACCGGAACAACCGTTTCGGCAGTCTGGGCCTCCGCGGTCACCGGCCCGGGGACGGGCGCACCCCAGGCCCCCGCGGGCGCCGGGGCCTGCGCCGTCTCGGCGTACTCGGGGACGGCCGGTCCCGGCTGGCGGGCCGGCATGCCGACGGCGCCCCGGTCGGCCAGCGAGCGGACCGGGCTGGCGGAGGTGTCCGGGATGGGCGGGCCCAGGTGCAGGGGCCGCCTGGGGGTGATCGGAGGGATCGGCGTCGTCGGGGCCGTGGGCGTGGCGGGCCCGGGCAGTCGGACGCCGGTCAGGTCGACGGAGCCGCTGTCACGGCCGGAGAGCTCGTGCGCGTCCGGCTCGTGCACGGCCTCGACGACCGGCTCCGGCGCGGGTGGAGCGACCTCGTTGCCCCAGGCGCCCTGGGAGCCGGGCAGCAGCAGGTCTTCTTCTTCAGCGGGAGTCTCGGAGAGGTAGCTGTACGCATCCGGCGCCGCGGGGACGCCCGGCTGCTCCACCATGCCTGCGCTCTCCGGCAGTCCCTCGCCCGGGACCTGGCCGGTGTCGGTCATGCGTACCCCTCGCCCATCGGTTAGTGCTTCTACGACCAGCCACCGGGGACGGCGCACCGACCGCCCCCGCTATGAAGAACGAGCGTCCGAGCCCAGCGGCACGAACGACCCGCCCAAAAAAGGCGACAAAGCCATTGAGTGGCATTGTCGTGGCCGTTCGGCCGTCGCGACAGGCTGATCCGCGACGGGCCGCTGTGGACTGCGCCACGTTGCGCGTCCTCCGGTTCCGCCGTACCACACACGCCCCGAACAGGGAGCGTTTTTCCGGACATCGACCGACGAACTGCCGGGCGCCCGCGTGCGGTACAACGATCGGCCAGCCTACCGCGAGCGGTACGACAACAGGATCACGGGGATGGTCGGACGGTCACACCGTGCGATCGGGCAGTACCCCGCTGAGCAGGAACGCAACGCTCCGTTCGCGTTCCGTCCAGGCCCGCGTGTCGAGTTCGACGGACTGCAGCAGGGCGCACTCGACGTCGTAGCCGTGCTCCGTGAGATCGCGGCCGATGAGCTCGGCGGCGTCCCGGGTGGCGGCGTGGGTGACGATGCGCTGCGGGCGCCGGTCGGCGACGGCGGAGACGACGGCCGCCCCTCCGCCGCCGACGCGGACGACGTCCGGTTCGGGGAGGTCCTCCAGGACGTGCGGGGCGGTGCCGTGGACGATCTGGGTCTGTACGCCGAAGGCGCGCGCGTTCGCCTCCGTGCGCTCACAGGCGCGGGGGTCGCTGTCGACGGCGATGACGGCCGCGCCGGCCCGTGCGGCCTCGGTGGCGAAGGCACCGCTGCCGCAGCCGATGTCCCAGACGAGGTCGCCGACGCGCGGGCCGAGCCGGGCGAGTTGGGCGGCGCGCAGGGGTTCGAGCTCGCCCTCGCCCATGAGGCCGCCGTACGCCTGTGCGGGCAGCGTCCAGCCGCGCGGGCCGGTGGAGGGGTCGCGGCCGGCGATCCAGCCGATGCCGTCGGGCGCGGGGGCGGTGCCGCCGGCGACGATGACGACGTTGGGGTCGCGCCAGGTGTGGTCGGCGGCCTTGTCGGAGGTGACGACGGTGACCTGCTCACGGTCGGTGCCGAGTTCCTCGCAGATCACGAAGGTGCGGTGGACGCCCTCCAGGAGCAGGCCGAGTTCGGCGGGGCCCGCGCCGGGCGAGGTGAGCACGGCGACCTTGGTGTGGGCCCGGCACACATTCACCGCGCGTCGCAGGGTGCGCGGGTGTGCCACGACCACCTGTGCGTCGTCCCAGGGCATCCCGGCGCGGGCGAAGGCGGTGGCCACCGAGGACACGGCGGGGACGACCTCGACCTCCAGGCCGAACTCGGGTGCCCGCAGGGTGCGTACGACGCCGAAGAAGCCGGGGTCGCCGTCGGCCAGGACGACCGCGGTGCCGCGGTGGCCGGCGACGCGGCGGGCGGCGAGGGCGACGCTGCCCAGGCGGATGCGCTCGGCGTTCGGGGGCACCTCGGGGAGCGCCAGATGGTGGCCGGCGCCGGCCACGAGGGTGGCCGCGCCGAGGGCGGAGCGTGCCGCGGCGGTCAGCGGCGAGCCGTCCCAGCCGATCACCGTGACGCGGTCGGCCATCGTCGTCAGTCTCCTGGTGTCGCGCAGGTCGTCATGGGGAGCCCGAGGACCGGGCCTCGTGAGGGTACCTGGTCGGGGCGGGGCCGCCGCCGGGGCCCGGGGATCGGCTCCGGGTCAGTTCCACTCGCCGTAGGAGGTGAAACCGCCGGATCCGGCCAGGTGGTCCCCGGCGCCGTCGAGGTCCTCGGGGAGGAGGCTCCAGACGATGAAGTCGGTGCGCACATCGGTCCAGGTGCCGTCCTCGGTGCGCACGTGGGCTATGCAGGCGTTGCGCAGGACGCCCTCGCTGATGCAGCCGATCTTCTGGGCGACCTGCTGGGAGGCGGTGTTGTCGGCGGCGGTGCGCAGCTCGATGCGCTCGAACTTCTGGTCGGCGAACAGCCATTGGGCGGTGGCGAGGGCGGCCTCGGAGGCGTAGCCCTCGCCGCGGGCCCAGGGGGCGACGATGTAGGAGAGTTCGGTGGCGCGTACGTGCCAGTTGGTCTTGGCCAGTTGGACGATGCCGACCAGGCGCTGGGTGAGGAACTCGGTGACGGCGAGGTCGAGTCCGCGGCCGGCCTCCCGCTCGGCGGGCGCGTGTTCGGTGATCCAGGAGCGCGCGCTGTCCTCGGTGAAGGGCTGCGGCACGTCGGTCCAGGCGCCGACCTGTTCGTCGTTCATCATCTCGGCCAGTGCGGGCACGTCGTCCTCGTCGAGGGGACGCAGCACCAACCGCTCCGTGCTGATGGAGATGGTGGGGAAGGTGCCAGTCATGCGCCGCTCCGTAACCGTCGGAAATACCTTCAGGGCCTGCGAACTGCCCAGCATGCAGCATGAAAGCACTGAACCGCACCACGGGGTCCGCACCCGGTGAAGGTGTGGACCCCGTGGTGGGCGATACGCGTCGAACGCCCCGTCAGATGACGGTCCGACGGCTCAGAAGGAGGCGACGACGGCGCCGTCGTACTTGTCCTCGATGAACTTCTTCACCTCGGGCGAGGTGAGCAGCTTGGCGAGCTTCTCGACGCGCGGGTCGTCCTCGTTGCCCTTCTTCACGGCGAGGAAGTTGCCGTACGGGTTGTCCTTGGGGGACTCGGCCGCGATGGCGTCCTCGGCGGGGCTGAGGTCGGCCTCGAGCGCGTAGTTGCCGTTGATCACGGCGGCGTCGACGTCGGCGAGGGAGCGGGGCAGCTGGGCCGCCTCCAGCTCCTTGAAGCTCAGGTTCTTCGGGTTGGAGGCGATGTCCTTGGGGGTCGCCTCGTAGCCCACGCCCGCCTTCAGCTCGATCACGCCGTTGGCCTCGAGCAGCTTGAGCGCGCGGGCCTCGTTGGTGGTGTCGTTCGGCAGGGCGACGGTGGCGCCCTTCTCGAGGTCCGCGAGCTTCTTGACGCCCTTGGAGTAGACGCCGAGGGGCTCCAGGTGCACCGTGGCGTTCGGCACGGCGACGATGTCGGTGCCGTTCTTCTTGTTGAAGTCGTCCAGGTACGGCTGGTGCTGGAAGTAGTTGGCGTCGACCTCGCCCTGCTGGACGGCCGTGTTCGGCGTCACGTAGTCGGTGAACTCCTTGACCTCGAGGTCGAGGCCGGCCTTCTTCGCGAGGTTGTCCTTGATGTAGGTGAGGATCTCGCCCTGCGGGGTCGGCGTGGCGGCGACCTTGAGCGGGGCGTTCGCGTCGGAGGCGGAGTCGTTGTCCGAGCCGCAGGCGGTGAGCCCGAGGGTGAGGGCTCCGACGGCGAGGGCGGCGGTGGTGATCTTGGCGGTGTTACGCACGAAAAGTGCCTTTCCTAGGGTGGTGCGACCCCGGCATGGGTGCCCGGGGAGTTCAGGGGGGCGAGCGCGACTAGACGGTCTTGCTCGTGGCGGTGGCGGCCTTCAGCAGGCGCAGCCTGGGCGCGGGCCCGGAGCGGCCGCCCCGGTGGTGCAGCGAGCGGGCCGCGAAGTCGCCGGCGGCCTGGATGAGGGAGATGACGACGGCGAGGATCGCCACCGTGATCCACATCAGCTCGGTCTCGAAGCGCTGGAAGCCGTAGCGAATGGCGATGTCGCCGAGGCCGCCGGCGCCGACCGTGCCGGCCATGGCCGAGTAGCCGATGAGGGCGACGATCGTGGTCGTGGTGCTGGCGATGAGGGACGGCAGCGACTCGGGGACGAGGACCTTGCGGACCACGGTCCAGGTGTTGCCGCCCATGGCCTGCACGGCCTCGACGAGTCCGCCGTCGACCTCGCGGACGGCCGTCTCGACCAGCCGTGCGAAGAACGGGATCGCGCCGATGGCGAGGGGCACGATGGCGGCCTCGCGGCCGATGGTCGTGCCGGTGACCCAGCGGGTGAAGGTCATCAGCGCGACCATCAGGATGATGAACGGCATGGACCGGGCGATGTTCACGATCTGCCCGATGACCTTGTTGGCGACGACGTTCTGCAGGAGTCCGTCGCGGTCGGTGAGGACGAGCAGGATGCCCAGCGGGAGGCCGCCGACCACGGCGATCAGCGTGGACCAGCCGACCATGTAGAGGGTGTCCCAACACGCCTGTTCCAGCAGGGGCTGCATCTCGGACCAGGTCACAGCCGGGCACCTTCCTTCAGCAGTACGGGCTCCTGGCCCAGGACGTCGATCTGGAGGCCCTGTTCGCGCAGGAAGCCGATGGGCACGACGTTGTCCTCGTAGCGGCCGGGCAGTTCGATGCGCATCCGGCCGACCTGGAGGCCGCCGACGGTGTCGATGGCGGCACCGAGGATCGATATGTCGATGTTGTAGGTGCGCGAGAGCTGGGAGATGACCGGCTGGGTGGCGGCCTCGCCGTGGAAGGTGACGTCGACGACGGTGCGGTCGTCGGCGGAGGCCTCGCCGCCCACCGGGAACAGGGCGGAGGCCAGTTCGGAGCCGGGGGTGGCGAGCAGTTCGCCGACGGTGCCGGACTCGACGATCCGGCCCCGCTCCATCAGCGCGGCGGAGTCGCAGATCGACTTCACGACGTCCATCTCGTGGGTGATGAGCAGGACGGTCAGGCCCAGTTGCCGGTTCAGGTCGCGCAGCAGCTGGAGGATCGATCGGGTGGTCTCCGGGTCCAGGGCGCTGGTGGCCTCGTCGGAGAGCAGCACCTTGGGGTCGCCGGCCAGGGCGCGGGCGATGCCGACGCGCTGCTTCTGGCCGCCGGAGAGCTGGGCGGGGTAGGACTTGGCCTTGTCGGCGAG containing:
- the cobT gene encoding nicotinate-nucleotide--dimethylbenzimidazole phosphoribosyltransferase, which encodes MTDTGQVPGEGLPESAGMVEQPGVPAAPDAYSYLSETPAEEEDLLLPGSQGAWGNEVAPPAPEPVVEAVHEPDAHELSGRDSGSVDLTGVRLPGPATPTAPTTPIPPITPRRPLHLGPPIPDTSASPVRSLADRGAVGMPARQPGPAVPEYAETAQAPAPAGAWGAPVPGPVTAEAQTAETVVPVPVAEPVGAAQAVVARVATEAGAAAAQVAEAQAPVGQDETYGAPEPSPEHAAADPGQAGAPTPVAHEAQGDAAAADPVGQEPGDGGQAQPVEPAPQDVPVDAVPQGVPAGEPAQVPVGPEGPEGAEHGEVPVPEAVVPEEPQPVAEAVVEAEPEGVVQEAVVVEAPEAASQDTEAPADGELPAPHAAEVPGSTEPAQAVPEAEPAETPEPAPAHASQAMAEAHVPEPAAEAHVPEPAAEAHAPEPIAEAYAPAQALPPHAPAGALAPEPLPAEPEAGVQPGAPEQAEPPADQAAHPEPRTEAPAPQAQAQAPEQPDQAPAAEEAAVQPSEPAPAEQSAQTPEPLAAHAGQPSPETAPQADTAVPAEPAETVQPLAAAAPAPAMAPIPDQPSAEQQQYLAEPAGPQLRPAAHPDEAVAVMPGAVPQEPAPGQPLGRFVPVEGTVPTTPHLAPTPPQPLILPTEEPQDPAVAEVPAPREADAGLVQHADDLDTRAADEDRADQDAQTEEVPAEAEPRGNGGPAAPGYDDAEREAVLKVMRERRDIRNGFRSDPIPHEVLLRVLEAAHTAPSVGHSQPWDFVVIRSSETRRTMHELAMRQREAYAKSLPKGRAKQFKELKIEAILDTPVNIVVTADPTRGGRHTLGRHTQPQMAPYSAALAVENLWLAARAEGLGVGWVSFFDEREMVRALGLPEHLEVIAYLCVGYVDEFPDEPELLQAGWSKRRPLSWVVHEETYGRRALPGEEPHDLLAETVAQIRPLDAKALGEAWERQKRMTKPAGALGMLEIISAQLSGLSRQCPPPIPEPAAVAIFAGDHGVHAQGVTPWPQEVTAQMVANFLGGGAVCNAFAAQVGAEVCVVDVGVAADLPATPGLLPRKVRAGTADMTTGPAMSREEAKQAIEVGIETARDLVAAGNKALLTGEMGIANTTASAALISLYTGTDPAEVTGRGTGINDETLARKTEVVRRALDFHQPDPADPIGVLAAIGGLEHAALVGLLLGGASLRTPVILDGVSAGAAALVARAIAPEVLAACIAGHRSAEPGHVAALNKLGLRPLVDLDLRLGEGTGALLALPLVQSTARAMHEVATFDSAGVTEK
- a CDS encoding serine/threonine-protein kinase, with protein sequence MNMAMMRLRREDPRVVGSFRLHRRLGAGGMGVVYLGSDKKGQRVALKVIRPDLAEDQEFRSRFAREVSAARRIRGGCTARLVAADLEADRPWFATQYVPGPSLHDKVADEGPLGAAEVAAVGAALSEGLVAVHEAGVVHRDLKPSNILLSPKGPRIIDFGIAWATGASTLTHVGTAVGSPGFLAPEQVRGAAVTPATDVFSLGATLAYASMGDSPFGHGSSEVMLYRVVHEEAQLHGVPDALAPLVRACLAKDPEERPSTLQLSLRLKEIAAREAQDLGDVRPPAQRAAEADRVTGRLAETYPEPQRVQRRSPGTPPPRGGAAGPRGGGAGRVPGPARDGSAPRTGGGPASRTGGGSASRAGSRPTPAPRGNPRGGNGGRPTTRGGAGRQAPRPTGTGRRPANPQLLRQRLFVFVVVTLLVALGIAAAQGCQGPDRGLGGTGGPPAQERVAPDHGTMDERYSSEFEIPE
- a CDS encoding TrmH family RNA methyltransferase, which encodes MADLITVDDPDDPRLRDYTGLTDVDLRRRREPAEGLFIAEGEKVIRRAKEAGYEMRSMLLSAKWIDVMRDVIDELPAPVYAVSPDLAEQVTGYHVHRGALASMQRKPLPDATELLRSARRVVVMEGVNDHTNIGAIFRSAAALGMDAVLLSPDCADPLYRRSVKVSMGAVFSVPYARLDTWPKALETVREAGFSLLALTPDEKAKTLDEAAPHRMDRVALMLGAEGDGLSTQALVAADEWVRIPMSHGVDSLNVGAAAAVAFYAVATGRPDL
- the cobA gene encoding uroporphyrinogen-III C-methyltransferase — encoded protein: MAEHPAYPVGLRLTGRRVVVLGGGQVAQRRLPALVAAGADIRLVSPEVTPSVEAMADAGELTWDRRRYEEGDLADAWYALIATSDPEANTAASAEAERHRVWCVRSDDADAATAWTPATGHSEGVTVAVLTTEARGRDPRHTAAIRDAVVEGLRDGTLVAPHHRTRKAGVALVGGGPGDPDLITVRGRRLLAEADVVIADHLGPRDLLAELPPGVEVIDAAKLPYGRFMAQEAINEALIEHARQGKSVVRLKGGDPFVYGRGMEEVQALAEAGIPCTVVPGISSSISVPGAAGIPVTHRGVAHEFTVVSGHVAPDDERSLVDWPSLAKLTGTLVILMGVGTLGKVAETLMAHGKSPDTPVALVQEGTTAGQRRVDATLATAGAAVVEHEVKPPAVIVIGDVVKAGPAPTA